Proteins from one Roseovarius nanhaiticus genomic window:
- a CDS encoding aspartate-semialdehyde dehydrogenase, giving the protein MGYRVAVVGATGNVGREMLNILAERQFPADEVVALASRKSLGSEVSYGDKTLKTKDLDAFDFTGWDIALFAIGSDATKIYAPKAAKAGCIVIDNSSLYRYDADVPLVVPEVNPEAVEQVHKRNIIANPNCSTAQMVVALKPLHDRARIKRVVVSTYQSVSGAGKEGIDELWDQTKSIYNPTDDKPAKKFTKQIAFNVIPHIDVFMDSGETKEEWKMVAETKKIVDPNIKVTATCVRVPVFVGHSEAINIEFEEFLDEDEARDILREAPGIMVIDKRQDGGYVTPVECVGDFATFISRIRQDSTIENGLNLWCVSDNLRKGAALNAVQIAETLGQRVLKKG; this is encoded by the coding sequence ATGGGCTACAGGGTCGCCGTCGTCGGCGCCACGGGCAACGTGGGCCGCGAAATGCTGAACATCCTGGCCGAGCGCCAGTTCCCCGCCGACGAGGTCGTCGCGCTTGCCAGCCGAAAATCGCTGGGCAGCGAGGTCAGCTATGGTGACAAGACCCTCAAGACCAAGGATCTCGATGCGTTCGATTTCACTGGCTGGGATATCGCCCTCTTCGCCATCGGTTCGGACGCCACCAAGATCTACGCGCCCAAGGCCGCCAAGGCGGGCTGCATCGTGATCGACAACTCGTCGCTCTACCGCTATGACGCCGACGTGCCGCTGGTCGTCCCCGAGGTCAATCCCGAGGCCGTCGAGCAGGTGCACAAGCGCAATATCATCGCCAATCCCAACTGCTCGACCGCGCAGATGGTCGTGGCGCTCAAGCCTTTGCATGACCGCGCGCGCATCAAGCGCGTCGTCGTCAGCACCTACCAGTCGGTCAGCGGCGCGGGCAAGGAGGGCATCGACGAGCTGTGGGATCAGACCAAGTCGATCTACAACCCCACAGACGACAAGCCGGCCAAGAAATTCACCAAGCAAATCGCCTTCAACGTGATCCCGCATATCGACGTCTTCATGGACTCGGGCGAGACCAAGGAAGAGTGGAAGATGGTCGCCGAAACCAAGAAGATCGTCGACCCGAACATCAAGGTGACCGCGACTTGCGTGCGCGTCCCGGTGTTCGTCGGCCATTCCGAAGCGATCAACATCGAGTTCGAGGAGTTTCTCGACGAGGACGAGGCGCGCGATATCCTGCGCGAGGCGCCTGGCATCATGGTGATCGACAAACGTCAGGACGGCGGCTACGTCACGCCGGTTGAATGCGTGGGCGATTTTGCGACCTTTATCAGCCGCATCCGCCAGGACAGCACCATCGAGAACGGTCTGAACCTTTGGTGCGTGTCGGACAACCTCCGCAAGGGCGCGGCCCTGAACGCGGTCCAGATTGCCGAGACCCTGGGCCAGCGCGTGCTGAAAAAGGGCTGA
- a CDS encoding DUF4139 domain-containing protein, which yields MRAIRPLLYLALAVPSAAFADDIPLTSRVAAVTLYPEGATIRRAVPFDVPAGQHDLILIDLPQDTDLASVRASVTGAEMGGVTTRRTAQPPRSETQSAAIEAARDEVERRERALEAARADIARLRLAVDAANAQTAFLAQLGQGDGIAAQDVSALRDMAQMIGEQTLAARQAAHDAARAATEAERALEDQIEALEEARQTLAALVPEDEDRAMLAVSITALDQTSGTLSVTYNTWNAGWSPVYDMTLTRETGALTIERGAYLRQSTGENWRDVALTLSTVRPSGQTRPSEIGPLLRRIGPPPELMRKEALGAQMESMAMSDVAAPAPRVVTANAQFDGLSVTYDYAPPVSVATGADALRIALGTLETQAKIEARAVPLYDSSAFLMAAFTNDTGELILPGQTHHYLDGTYVGQSQTPLLAAGQESEASFGPIEGLRLTRTTLDREEGGSGIIRKSNDLSEIARIEVENLTEETWPLRILDRVPYSQQEALTIDWQAEPRPTETDVDGQTGVLAWEFDIAPGETRDLTLEYGMQWPEDQVLQ from the coding sequence ATGCGCGCGATCCGACCGCTTCTTTACCTCGCACTTGCCGTTCCCTCAGCCGCGTTTGCCGATGACATCCCGCTCACCAGCCGGGTGGCCGCGGTCACGCTCTACCCCGAAGGCGCCACGATCCGGAGGGCCGTGCCCTTTGACGTGCCCGCAGGCCAGCATGACCTCATCCTCATCGATCTGCCCCAGGACACCGATCTGGCCAGCGTCCGGGCCAGCGTGACAGGTGCCGAGATGGGCGGTGTCACCACCCGCCGCACCGCTCAGCCACCCCGCAGCGAAACGCAAAGCGCCGCCATCGAGGCCGCCCGCGACGAGGTGGAACGCCGCGAGCGGGCGCTGGAGGCCGCGCGCGCCGACATCGCGCGCCTGCGCCTCGCCGTGGACGCGGCCAACGCACAGACTGCCTTTCTGGCGCAACTGGGACAGGGCGACGGCATCGCGGCGCAAGATGTCAGCGCGCTGCGCGACATGGCGCAGATGATCGGCGAGCAGACCCTCGCCGCACGCCAGGCGGCACATGATGCGGCCCGCGCCGCCACCGAGGCGGAGCGCGCGCTGGAGGACCAGATCGAGGCGCTGGAAGAGGCGCGCCAGACCCTCGCCGCGCTGGTCCCGGAGGACGAGGATCGCGCGATGCTGGCCGTGTCGATCACCGCGCTCGACCAGACCAGCGGCACGCTGAGTGTGACCTACAACACCTGGAATGCAGGCTGGTCGCCCGTCTATGACATGACGCTGACGCGCGAGACCGGCGCGCTGACCATCGAGCGGGGCGCCTATCTGCGCCAGTCCACGGGCGAAAATTGGCGTGACGTCGCGCTGACCCTCTCGACCGTGCGCCCCAGCGGCCAGACCCGTCCCAGCGAAATCGGCCCGCTCTTGCGCCGCATCGGCCCGCCGCCCGAGCTGATGCGCAAGGAGGCGCTGGGCGCGCAGATGGAGAGCATGGCCATGTCCGACGTGGCCGCTCCGGCGCCGCGCGTGGTCACGGCGAACGCTCAATTCGATGGCCTCTCGGTCACCTACGACTACGCGCCGCCCGTTTCGGTCGCCACCGGCGCAGACGCCTTGCGCATCGCGCTCGGCACGCTTGAGACGCAGGCAAAGATCGAGGCGCGCGCCGTGCCGCTATATGACAGCAGCGCGTTTCTGATGGCCGCATTCACCAATGACACGGGCGAATTGATCCTGCCGGGCCAGACGCATCACTATCTGGATGGAACGTATGTCGGCCAGAGCCAGACCCCCCTTCTTGCGGCAGGACAGGAAAGCGAGGCGTCCTTTGGCCCCATCGAGGGGCTGCGCCTCACCCGCACCACGCTGGACCGCGAGGAAGGCGGCAGCGGGATCATCCGCAAATCGAACGATCTGAGCGAAATTGCCCGGATCGAGGTCGAGAACCTGACGGAAGAAACCTGGCCGCTGCGGATTCTCGACCGCGTGCCCTATTCCCAGCAGGAGGCACTGACAATCGACTGGCAGGCCGAGCCGCGCCCGACCGAGACGGATGTCGACGGGCAGACCGGGGTTCTGGCTTGGGAGTTCGATATCGCCCCGGGCGAGACCCGCGACCTGACGCTGGAATACGGCATGCAATGGCCCGAGGATCAGGTTTTGCAATAA
- the recR gene encoding recombination mediator RecR, giving the protein MSSTRDIDSLIDMMARLPGLGPRSARRAVLHLIAKREMKLMPLADMMQTVAATARECARCGNIGTLEICDICTAPKRANGMLCVVESVSDLWAMERSSSYKGRYHVLGGTLSALDQIGPEQLRIPAMIRRIEEEGIEEVILALAATIDGQTTAHYIADQIEGRVRLTSLAQGVPIGGELDYLDDGTISAALSARKDI; this is encoded by the coding sequence TTGAGTTCGACACGCGATATCGACAGCCTGATCGACATGATGGCCCGGCTGCCGGGCCTTGGACCGCGCTCGGCCCGGCGTGCAGTGCTGCACCTGATCGCCAAGCGCGAGATGAAGCTGATGCCGCTGGCGGACATGATGCAGACCGTCGCCGCCACGGCGCGCGAATGCGCCCGCTGCGGCAATATCGGCACCCTTGAGATCTGCGACATCTGCACCGCGCCCAAACGTGCCAACGGCATGCTCTGCGTGGTCGAGAGCGTGTCGGACCTATGGGCGATGGAGCGGAGCAGCAGTTACAAGGGGCGCTATCACGTTCTGGGCGGCACGCTCAGCGCGCTTGACCAGATTGGCCCCGAGCAGCTGCGCATCCCGGCCATGATCCGCCGGATCGAGGAGGAGGGGATCGAGGAGGTCATCCTCGCCCTCGCCGCCACGATCGACGGGCAAACCACGGCCCATTACATCGCCGACCAGATCGAGGGGCGCGTGCGCCTCACATCCCTCGCCCAGGGGGTGCCCATCGGGGGCGAGCTCGATTACCTCGATGACGGCACAATCAGTGCGGCGCTCAGCGCGCGCAAGGATATCTAG
- a CDS encoding YbaB/EbfC family nucleoid-associated protein: MFKGLGQMGDMAKMMKAAQEMQTKMAEMQEEMHNMTVTGESGAGLVKAVATCKGELKSLDIDPSIFSGDDKEVVEDLILAAIKDAQGKASDRAQEEMSKLTEGLGLPEGMKLPF; this comes from the coding sequence ATGTTCAAGGGACTGGGCCAGATGGGCGACATGGCCAAGATGATGAAGGCCGCGCAGGAAATGCAGACCAAGATGGCTGAAATGCAGGAAGAGATGCATAACATGACCGTCACGGGCGAAAGCGGCGCGGGCCTGGTCAAGGCGGTCGCCACCTGCAAGGGCGAGTTGAAAAGCCTCGACATCGACCCCAGCATCTTTTCGGGCGACGACAAGGAAGTGGTCGAGGATCTTATTCTGGCCGCGATCAAGGACGCTCAAGGCAAGGCCAGCGACCGCGCGCAGGAAGAGATGAGCAAACTCACCGAAGGCCTGGGCCTGCCCGAAGGCATGAAGCTGCCCTTCTAA